One window from the genome of Mycolicibacterium gadium encodes:
- a CDS encoding phytoene desaturase family protein, whose protein sequence is MDVTVVGSGPNGLAAAVICARAGLSVQVFEAQPSLGGGARTLADPEFGEVSHDVCSAVHPLALASPFLAEFDLPARGVDLKVPAVSYANPLPGKPTAVGYHDLDRTCAELVHGDSWRRLLGPLTKRDEGVVDFLLGDKRSIPRDLIAAAYLARNMLEQGTPLWGRLAGADARALFTGVAAHAINRMPSFVTTGAGLMLATLAHTVGWPIPVGGSQAIPDALIADLRAHGGVITVCDEVTEPPSGVVLFDTAPTALLSIYRNAVPARYAKALQHYRFGPGVAKVDFVLSDEIPWADPRAADAPTLHMGGSREQMAHAEKEIAAGRHPEWPMVLASLPHLADPNRIDAQGRRPLWTYAHVPHGSPVDQAETITQIFERFAPGFRDVVVAVRSVPASRLAEHNANLVGGDIGVGGNTLLHALAGPTPRLNPWATPIPKVYLCSSATPPGGGVHGMAGFYAARTMLRREFGIKTLPRLSP, encoded by the coding sequence GTGGACGTCACCGTGGTCGGCAGCGGACCCAACGGCTTGGCCGCCGCCGTCATCTGCGCGCGCGCCGGTCTGTCAGTGCAGGTGTTCGAGGCACAGCCATCACTGGGTGGCGGCGCACGGACCCTCGCCGACCCCGAGTTCGGCGAGGTCTCCCACGACGTCTGCTCGGCCGTGCACCCGCTCGCGTTGGCCTCACCGTTCCTGGCGGAATTCGATCTGCCCGCCCGCGGCGTGGACTTGAAGGTGCCCGCCGTCTCGTATGCCAATCCGCTTCCCGGTAAACCCACGGCGGTCGGCTATCACGACCTGGACCGCACCTGCGCGGAGCTGGTACACGGGGACTCGTGGCGGCGGCTGCTCGGCCCTCTCACCAAGCGCGACGAGGGCGTCGTCGACTTCCTCCTTGGAGACAAGCGCTCGATCCCGCGCGATCTGATCGCCGCGGCGTACCTTGCGCGAAACATGCTCGAGCAGGGCACGCCGCTGTGGGGCAGGCTCGCCGGTGCCGACGCCCGCGCGTTGTTCACGGGCGTTGCCGCACATGCCATCAACCGGATGCCGTCGTTCGTCACCACCGGTGCCGGACTGATGCTGGCCACACTCGCGCACACCGTGGGCTGGCCCATCCCGGTAGGCGGCAGCCAGGCCATTCCCGACGCCCTCATCGCCGACCTGCGCGCCCACGGCGGCGTCATCACGGTGTGCGACGAGGTCACCGAACCACCGAGCGGTGTAGTGCTTTTCGACACCGCGCCGACGGCGCTGTTGTCCATCTACCGGAATGCAGTCCCCGCGCGATACGCAAAAGCTTTGCAGCACTACCGGTTCGGCCCGGGCGTAGCGAAGGTGGATTTCGTGTTGTCCGACGAGATTCCGTGGGCGGACCCACGCGCGGCCGACGCTCCGACACTGCACATGGGTGGCAGCCGAGAGCAGATGGCGCATGCCGAAAAGGAGATCGCGGCGGGCAGGCATCCCGAATGGCCGATGGTGCTCGCCTCGCTGCCGCACCTGGCTGACCCGAACCGCATCGATGCGCAGGGGCGGCGGCCCCTATGGACCTATGCGCACGTGCCCCACGGCTCACCTGTCGACCAAGCCGAGACGATCACCCAGATCTTCGAGCGTTTCGCACCTGGCTTCCGCGATGTCGTCGTCGCGGTGCGGTCGGTACCGGCCTCCCGGTTGGCCGAGCACAACGCGAACCTCGTCGGCGGTGACATCGGCGTCGGCGGCAACACGCTCCTGCACGCGCTCGCGGGGCCGACACCGCGGCTCAACCCGTGGGCCACTCCGATTCCGAAGGTCTATCTCTGCTCGTCGGCGACTCCCCCCGGCGGTGGTGTGCACGGTATGGCGGGCTTCTACGCAGCACGCACCATGCTGCGCCGCGAATTCGGAATCAAGACGCTCCCCAGACTCTCGCCGTAG
- a CDS encoding hypervirulence associated TUDOR domain-containing protein translates to MSSEFHKGDKVQWSSHGTTVTGTVEEKITSDRETAGRTVRASPEEPQYRVRSDKSGRDAVHKPDALQRSK, encoded by the coding sequence ATGAGTTCGGAGTTTCACAAGGGCGACAAGGTCCAATGGAGTAGCCACGGAACGACCGTCACCGGGACTGTCGAGGAGAAGATCACCAGCGACCGCGAGACGGCGGGGCGGACGGTGCGTGCGTCACCGGAAGAACCGCAGTACCGGGTGCGCAGCGACAAGAGCGGACGCGACGCCGTGCACAAACCGGACGCTTTGCAGCGGTCGAAGTAG
- a CDS encoding MerR family transcriptional regulator → MTTSNKPENVTADEPLYTVRVVAERLGVPTATLRSWNQRYGVGPSEHSPGRHRLYSQTDIAVAQRMYELIVEGASPRSAARTAIDSIRPARGDSAALLDSAFDFDVFTAGLLLDRHLRHFGVLDTWDQLIRPAFDDIARRQALGEGCIDVEHALSWTVTRSLQRYPIAAPEESASIILACTPRETHFLALEALRAALAEHGRGALMLGADVPRAALLDAVQRKGRPVATLLWSQTEDTADFQTVNDLAEHASVSVGGPGWDAVIERIHASRLNSLREAVDHFAAAN, encoded by the coding sequence TTGACCACGTCGAATAAGCCCGAGAACGTCACCGCGGACGAGCCCTTGTACACCGTCCGCGTCGTCGCTGAGCGTCTAGGCGTGCCCACCGCGACGCTGCGCAGCTGGAACCAGCGGTACGGCGTGGGTCCGTCCGAACACAGCCCGGGTCGGCATCGCCTCTACAGCCAGACCGACATTGCGGTTGCGCAGCGGATGTACGAACTCATCGTCGAGGGTGCGAGCCCGCGCAGCGCGGCCCGAACCGCGATCGACTCGATACGACCGGCTCGCGGCGATTCCGCGGCGCTGCTCGACTCCGCCTTCGATTTCGATGTGTTCACCGCAGGCCTGCTGCTCGATCGTCATCTGCGCCACTTCGGGGTGCTCGACACGTGGGATCAACTGATACGTCCGGCGTTCGACGATATCGCCCGACGGCAGGCCCTGGGAGAGGGCTGTATCGACGTCGAGCACGCGCTGTCGTGGACCGTGACACGGTCGTTGCAGCGTTACCCCATTGCTGCGCCTGAGGAATCGGCGTCCATCATTCTTGCCTGCACGCCGCGCGAAACGCACTTTCTCGCACTGGAAGCGCTGCGCGCGGCCCTTGCAGAACATGGACGCGGCGCGTTGATGCTCGGCGCGGACGTCCCGCGGGCGGCGCTTCTGGATGCGGTTCAGCGCAAAGGACGACCGGTCGCGACATTGTTGTGGTCCCAGACCGAGGACACCGCTGACTTCCAGACGGTCAACGATCTTGCCGAGCACGCCTCGGTCAGTGTTGGCGGTCCGGGCTGGGATGCGGTGATCGAGCGGATTCACGCGTCGCGGCTGAACAGCCTTCGTGAAGCCGTCGACCACTTCGCCGCTGCCAACTAG
- a CDS encoding phosphoribosyltransferase, whose product MIDREELSWDQFGAATRQLASAVVDDGFAPDLILAVARGGLFVAGALGYALDVKKVHMMNVEYYTGVDERLDAPVLLPPLPDVADLGGARMLIADDVADTGATLRFVRDFCAEHVAEVRCAVVYQKPQSEIDCEYVWRRTDLWIEFPWSS is encoded by the coding sequence ATGATCGATCGGGAAGAATTGTCGTGGGACCAGTTCGGTGCCGCGACACGGCAACTCGCCTCCGCCGTCGTCGACGACGGTTTCGCACCCGATCTCATACTCGCCGTGGCGCGCGGTGGGTTGTTCGTCGCAGGCGCGCTCGGCTACGCGCTGGATGTCAAAAAGGTGCACATGATGAACGTCGAGTATTACACCGGCGTGGATGAGCGCCTGGATGCGCCGGTACTGCTGCCTCCCCTACCCGACGTCGCCGATCTGGGTGGTGCACGCATGCTGATCGCCGACGACGTCGCGGACACCGGGGCGACACTGCGTTTCGTCCGCGACTTCTGCGCCGAACACGTCGCCGAGGTCCGCTGCGCCGTCGTCTACCAGAAGCCGCAGTCGGAAATCGATTGCGAATACGTCTGGCGCCGGACCGATCTGTGGATCGAGTTTCCGTGGTCGTCCTAG
- a CDS encoding transposase translates to MRDQQFLLPPNMADWLADDHLVWFILDSIEQLDTSAFHQHRRTGGVGRAGYDPDMLLALLIYAYASGQRSSRRIERLCADHVAYRVLCAQDPPDHTTIARFRADHDDAVIDVFAQVLRMCSQAGMVRVESIAIDGTKIAANASMSANRSQKWVREQARRIAETAVGEAAAADAAEDAAEAAVGGPPATPAPELTTRAGRAAAIKKAMAEIAEQDARHEEADAADAERQEKYLQRVEAGEVVAGPPPAGVDEVRLWRPGWPVNSSGWPR, encoded by the coding sequence GTGCGTGATCAGCAGTTCTTGTTGCCGCCGAATATGGCCGACTGGCTGGCCGATGATCATTTGGTGTGGTTCATCCTCGACTCGATCGAGCAGTTGGACACCTCGGCGTTTCACCAGCATCGGCGCACCGGTGGCGTCGGCCGCGCCGGCTATGACCCGGACATGTTGTTGGCCTTGCTGATCTACGCCTATGCCTCGGGGCAGCGGTCCTCGCGGCGCATCGAACGATTGTGTGCCGATCACGTCGCCTACCGGGTGCTGTGTGCTCAAGATCCGCCGGATCACACCACGATTGCCCGGTTCCGCGCCGACCACGACGACGCCGTGATCGACGTGTTCGCTCAGGTGCTGCGGATGTGTTCGCAGGCCGGGATGGTGCGGGTCGAATCGATCGCCATTGATGGCACCAAGATCGCGGCCAACGCGTCGATGTCGGCCAACCGCTCTCAGAAATGGGTGCGTGAGCAGGCCCGTCGGATCGCCGAGACCGCGGTCGGTGAGGCCGCCGCCGCCGACGCCGCCGAGGACGCCGCTGAAGCCGCGGTCGGTGGGCCGCCGGCCACACCGGCACCGGAGTTGACGACTCGGGCTGGACGGGCCGCGGCGATCAAGAAGGCGATGGCCGAGATCGCCGAACAGGACGCCCGCCATGAGGAGGCCGACGCCGCCGACGCCGAGCGTCAAGAGAAGTATCTGCAGCGTGTCGAGGCCGGCGAAGTCGTGGCCGGACCGCCGCCGGCCGGCGTCGACGAGGTCCGGTTGTGGCGGCCCGGCTGGCCCGTCAACAGCAGCGGCTGGCCCCGCTGA
- a CDS encoding transposase — protein MAARLARQQQRLAPLIGVRGTREAQQRGDIRKLIRKAEARLADAQRRQATGLVDRRGSAARQRAYFQTRRGPKGGPVVNLTDPQARLMVQGSGSGSVQGYNSQIVCSDDHLIIGVHVSQDANDLHCWTPALAAAITHTEALDKTIGLVLADNGYFTEDNLTSPGPDRLIAPGTGKDVHHDAKHHPTQGPPPPNLSPADAMRHTLKDPAQARRYKRRSATVEPVIGHLKDRIGLRRYARRGLAAVTAELHLAAAALNLTRLYAATAG, from the coding sequence GTGGCGGCCCGGCTGGCCCGTCAACAGCAGCGGCTGGCCCCGCTGATCGGGGTGCGTGGGACTCGAGAAGCCCAGCAGCGCGGCGACATTCGCAAGCTGATACGCAAGGCCGAGGCGCGGCTGGCCGACGCCCAACGGCGTCAGGCAACGGGATTGGTCGATCGGCGTGGTTCAGCGGCGCGTCAACGTGCCTATTTTCAGACCCGCCGCGGCCCCAAGGGCGGACCGGTGGTCAATCTGACCGACCCGCAGGCCCGGTTGATGGTCCAAGGCTCAGGCAGCGGATCGGTGCAGGGCTACAACAGCCAGATCGTGTGCTCCGATGACCACCTCATCATCGGAGTGCACGTATCTCAAGATGCCAACGATCTGCATTGTTGGACACCGGCTTTGGCTGCGGCGATAACCCACACCGAGGCATTGGACAAGACGATCGGACTGGTCCTGGCCGACAACGGCTACTTCACCGAAGACAACCTCACCAGCCCCGGCCCCGACCGGCTCATCGCACCCGGCACCGGGAAAGACGTCCACCACGACGCCAAACACCACCCCACCCAGGGACCCCCACCGCCGAACCTCTCACCCGCAGACGCGATGCGCCACACGCTCAAAGATCCTGCTCAGGCACGACGATACAAACGCCGATCAGCGACCGTAGAACCGGTCATCGGACATCTCAAAGACCGCATCGGCCTACGCCGCTACGCCCGCCGCGGACTGGCAGCTGTCACCGCCGAACTCCACCTGGCCGCCGCAGCGCTCAACCTCACCCGCTTGTACGCAGCCACGGCCGGGTAA
- the ilvC gene encoding ketol-acid reductoisomerase — MPVEMFYDDDADLSIIQGRKVGVIGYGSQGHAHSLSLRDSGVQVKVGLKEGSKSRDKVTEQGLEVDTPAEVAKWADVIMLLAPDTAQADIFKNDIEPNLEDGNALFFGHGLNIHFDLIKPPANVTIGMVAPKGPGHLVRRQFVDGKGVPCLIAVDQDPKGEGEALALSYAKAIGGTRAGVIKTTFKDETETDLFGEQAVLCGGTEELVKTGFDVMVEAGYEPELAYFEVLHELKLIVDLMYEGGIARMNYSVSDTAEFGGYLSGPRVIDADTKKRMKQILAEIQDGTFVKRLVANVEGGNKELEGLRKENAEHPIEVTGKKLRDLMSWVDRPITETA, encoded by the coding sequence ATGCCAGTTGAGATGTTCTACGACGACGACGCGGACCTGTCGATCATCCAGGGACGCAAGGTCGGCGTCATCGGCTACGGCAGCCAGGGCCACGCACACTCGCTGTCTCTGCGCGACTCCGGCGTGCAGGTGAAGGTCGGCCTGAAGGAGGGATCGAAGTCCCGCGACAAGGTCACCGAGCAGGGCCTGGAAGTGGACACGCCCGCCGAGGTGGCCAAGTGGGCCGACGTGATCATGCTGCTGGCGCCCGACACCGCGCAGGCCGACATCTTCAAGAACGACATCGAGCCCAACCTGGAGGACGGCAACGCGCTGTTCTTCGGTCACGGACTGAACATCCACTTCGACCTGATCAAGCCGCCGGCCAACGTCACCATCGGCATGGTTGCCCCGAAGGGTCCCGGCCATCTGGTGCGTCGTCAGTTCGTCGACGGTAAGGGTGTGCCGTGTCTGATCGCGGTCGACCAGGATCCCAAGGGCGAGGGCGAGGCGCTCGCACTCTCGTACGCCAAGGCAATCGGTGGCACCCGCGCGGGCGTCATCAAGACCACGTTCAAGGACGAGACCGAGACCGACCTCTTCGGTGAGCAGGCCGTGTTGTGCGGTGGCACCGAGGAACTCGTCAAGACCGGCTTCGACGTCATGGTCGAGGCGGGCTACGAGCCCGAGTTGGCCTACTTCGAGGTGCTGCACGAACTCAAGCTCATCGTCGACCTGATGTACGAGGGCGGCATCGCGCGGATGAACTACTCGGTCTCCGACACCGCGGAGTTCGGTGGCTACCTGTCCGGGCCGCGAGTGATCGACGCCGACACCAAGAAGCGCATGAAGCAGATTCTGGCCGAGATCCAGGACGGCACCTTCGTGAAGCGGCTCGTCGCCAATGTCGAGGGCGGCAACAAGGAGCTCGAGGGGCTGCGCAAGGAGAACGCCGAGCATCCCATCGAGGTGACCGGCAAGAAGCTGCGCGACTTGATGAGCTGGGTCGACCGGCCCATCACAGAAACCGCCTGA
- the ilvN gene encoding acetolactate synthase small subunit: MAVNTHTLSVLVEDKPGVLARVASLFSRRGFNIQSLAVGATEQKDMSRMTIVVSVEDSPLEQITKQLNKLVNVIKIVEQDEDNAVARELALIKVRTDASTRSQVIEAVNLFRAKVVDVSTESLTVEATGTPEKLEALLRVLEPYGIRELVQSGVVSLSRGPRGIGTVK; the protein is encoded by the coding sequence ATGGCCGTCAACACCCACACCCTGTCGGTGCTCGTCGAGGACAAGCCCGGCGTGCTGGCGCGCGTCGCATCGCTGTTCTCACGGCGTGGCTTCAACATTCAGTCACTCGCGGTCGGTGCGACCGAGCAGAAGGACATGTCCCGGATGACGATCGTGGTGAGTGTCGAGGACTCACCGCTCGAGCAGATCACCAAGCAGCTCAACAAGCTGGTCAACGTGATCAAGATCGTCGAACAAGACGAGGACAATGCGGTCGCTCGGGAGTTGGCGCTCATCAAGGTGCGCACCGACGCATCCACGCGCAGCCAGGTCATCGAGGCAGTGAATCTCTTCCGCGCCAAGGTCGTTGATGTCTCGACAGAGTCGCTGACCGTCGAGGCTACCGGCACCCCGGAGAAGCTCGAGGCACTGCTGCGGGTGTTGGAGCCGTATGGAATCCGCGAGCTCGTGCAGTCCGGTGTGGTGTCGCTGTCGCGCGGTCCGCGCGGCATCGGCACCGTCAAATGA
- a CDS encoding acetolactate synthase large subunit, whose translation MSAPTTRPPEQSETAPNGTHAAPKPSSAPSKRIAPHQLTGAQAVIRSLEELDVDTIFGIPGGAVLPVYDPLFDSQKLRHILVRHEQGAGHAASGYAHATGKVGVCMATSGPGATNLVTPLADAYMDSIPVVAVTGQVGRALIGTDAFQEADISGITMPITKHNFLVRNGDDIARVMAEAFHIARSGRPGPVLVDIPKDVLQGQCTFSWPPQIDLPGYKPNTKPHNRQVREAAKLIAAARRPVLYVGGGVIRGEATDELLNLAELTGIPVVTTLMARGAFPDSHPQNMGMPGMHGTVAAVAALQRSDLLIALGTRFDDRVTGKLDSFAPEAKVIHADIDPAEIGKNRHADVPIVGDVKAVITDLIEVLRRDGSIGSIKTDKWWEYLRGVQSTYPLSYGAQSDGSLSPEYVIETLGKIAGPDAVYVAGVGQHQMWAAQFIKYEKPKTWLNSGGLGTMGFAVPAAMGAKFGRPDAEVWAVDGDGCFQMTNQELATCAVEGAPIKVAIINNGNLGMVRQWQTLFYEERYSQTDLATHSHRIPDFVKLAEALGCVGLRCERAEDVESVIQQAREINDRPVVIDFIVGADAQVWPMVAAGTSNDEIQAARGIRPLFDNEEGHA comes from the coding sequence GTGAGCGCACCCACCACGCGACCGCCCGAGCAGTCGGAGACCGCGCCGAACGGGACACATGCCGCGCCCAAACCCAGCTCGGCGCCGTCCAAACGCATTGCGCCGCATCAGCTCACCGGAGCGCAGGCAGTGATCCGGTCGCTGGAGGAACTCGACGTCGACACGATCTTCGGCATCCCCGGCGGTGCCGTGTTGCCGGTCTACGACCCGCTTTTCGACTCCCAGAAGCTGCGCCACATCCTGGTGCGTCACGAGCAGGGGGCGGGCCACGCCGCCAGCGGCTATGCGCATGCCACCGGCAAGGTCGGTGTGTGTATGGCGACGTCGGGTCCGGGTGCGACCAACCTGGTCACTCCGCTGGCCGACGCCTACATGGATTCCATCCCTGTCGTTGCGGTCACCGGGCAGGTCGGGCGCGCGCTGATCGGCACGGACGCGTTCCAGGAGGCCGACATCTCCGGTATCACGATGCCCATCACCAAGCACAACTTCCTGGTCCGCAACGGCGACGACATCGCACGGGTGATGGCCGAGGCGTTCCACATCGCGCGGTCAGGGCGCCCGGGTCCGGTGCTCGTCGACATCCCGAAGGACGTGCTGCAGGGTCAGTGCACGTTCAGCTGGCCGCCGCAGATCGATCTGCCTGGTTACAAGCCGAACACCAAGCCGCACAATCGCCAGGTTCGTGAGGCCGCCAAACTGATCGCGGCGGCCCGCAGGCCGGTGCTGTACGTGGGCGGCGGCGTGATCCGCGGCGAGGCCACCGACGAACTGCTGAATCTGGCCGAGCTGACCGGCATTCCGGTCGTGACGACCCTGATGGCCCGCGGCGCGTTTCCGGACAGCCATCCGCAGAACATGGGCATGCCCGGGATGCACGGCACGGTGGCCGCGGTGGCCGCTCTGCAGCGCAGCGATCTGCTGATCGCGTTGGGCACGCGCTTCGACGACCGGGTGACTGGCAAGCTGGATTCCTTTGCGCCGGAAGCCAAGGTGATCCACGCCGACATCGACCCGGCCGAGATCGGTAAGAACCGCCACGCCGACGTGCCGATCGTCGGTGACGTCAAAGCGGTGATCACCGACCTGATCGAGGTGCTGCGGCGCGACGGCAGCATCGGTTCGATCAAGACCGACAAATGGTGGGAGTATCTGCGCGGCGTGCAGTCGACCTACCCGCTGAGCTACGGCGCGCAGAGCGACGGCAGCCTCTCGCCCGAGTACGTCATCGAGACCCTGGGCAAGATCGCGGGCCCGGACGCGGTGTACGTCGCAGGCGTTGGGCAGCATCAGATGTGGGCCGCGCAGTTCATCAAGTACGAGAAGCCGAAAACTTGGCTGAACTCGGGCGGTCTCGGCACCATGGGCTTCGCGGTTCCGGCCGCGATGGGGGCCAAGTTCGGTCGCCCCGATGCTGAGGTGTGGGCCGTCGACGGCGACGGCTGCTTCCAGATGACCAATCAGGAACTGGCAACGTGCGCCGTCGAGGGCGCGCCCATCAAGGTCGCGATCATCAACAACGGCAATCTGGGCATGGTGCGACAGTGGCAGACGCTCTTCTACGAGGAGCGCTACAGCCAAACCGATCTCGCCACGCATTCACATCGCATCCCGGATTTCGTCAAACTGGCCGAGGCCCTCGGCTGTGTCGGATTGCGTTGTGAGCGTGCCGAAGACGTCGAGTCCGTCATCCAGCAGGCACGGGAGATCAACGACCGTCCCGTTGTCATCGACTTCATCGTCGGCGCCGACGCGCAGGTGTGGCCGATGGTGGCCGCTGGCACCAGCAATGACGAGATCCAGGCCGCGCGCGGTATCCGCCCGCTGTTCGACAACGAAGAGGGACACGCCTGA
- a CDS encoding PH domain-containing protein: MAHFAVGFFTLGLLAVILAGPHWVALLLVIPILLSIAVVRYRTIADATTVTARTLLDSQTVGWDDIDGLRFGRSSWATAQLKDGGELRLPAVTFATLPQLTEVSAGRVPNPYA; encoded by the coding sequence ATGGCACATTTTGCGGTCGGATTCTTCACACTGGGCCTGCTGGCGGTGATTCTCGCCGGGCCGCACTGGGTTGCGCTCCTGCTCGTCATCCCGATCCTGCTGTCGATCGCGGTGGTCAGGTACCGCACGATCGCCGACGCCACAACGGTGACCGCTCGGACCCTGCTGGACAGCCAGACCGTCGGCTGGGATGACATCGACGGCTTGCGGTTCGGCAGGTCGTCCTGGGCGACCGCGCAGCTCAAAGACGGCGGCGAACTCCGGCTCCCCGCGGTGACCTTCGCGACGTTGCCGCAGCTCACCGAGGTGAGCGCGGGCCGGGTGCCCAACCCCTACGCGTAA
- a CDS encoding DoxX family protein, which yields MTSQPHDPSAWQRPEDAAGRPMSASLVDPEDDLPSANYAGDFETTAIPPYDSGRSSSETGGGFGLLNEPEPLPYVQPGGRHSLSPYGAEPAEYGPDIDAHTRGDDRRGTQDLGLLFLRLGIGAILIAHGLQKAFGLFDGPGLDGWGDSLSTMGFKYADILTYVTTFGQIAAGLLLVLGLFTPVAAAGALAYLVTGLLAEAMAAHEEARLALFLTDGHEYKVFLAGAVAALILTGPGRYGLDAGRGWARRPFVGSFIALLLAVGVGVAAWVLLNGGNPLG from the coding sequence GTGACCAGTCAACCCCACGACCCAAGCGCGTGGCAGCGGCCCGAGGACGCGGCCGGACGCCCCATGTCGGCGAGCCTGGTCGACCCCGAGGACGATCTTCCGTCCGCGAATTACGCCGGCGACTTCGAAACGACGGCGATCCCGCCGTACGACTCCGGCCGGTCTTCTTCCGAAACCGGCGGCGGCTTCGGGCTGCTCAACGAGCCCGAACCGCTGCCGTACGTCCAGCCGGGCGGTCGGCATTCCCTGTCCCCGTACGGAGCAGAACCCGCCGAGTACGGGCCGGATATCGACGCTCACACCCGGGGCGACGACCGCCGCGGCACCCAGGATCTCGGTCTTCTCTTCTTGCGCCTCGGCATCGGCGCGATCCTGATCGCACACGGACTGCAGAAGGCCTTCGGTTTGTTCGACGGTCCGGGCCTGGACGGCTGGGGCGATTCACTGAGCACGATGGGCTTCAAATACGCCGACATCCTGACCTACGTCACGACCTTTGGTCAGATCGCCGCAGGCCTGCTGCTGGTGCTCGGTCTGTTCACCCCGGTGGCGGCGGCCGGCGCACTGGCATACCTGGTGACCGGCCTGCTCGCCGAGGCGATGGCGGCCCACGAAGAGGCCAGGCTCGCGTTGTTCCTCACCGATGGCCACGAATACAAGGTTTTCCTGGCGGGCGCAGTGGCGGCGCTCATCCTGACCGGTCCCGGCCGGTACGGTCTCGACGCCGGACGGGGCTGGGCCCGACGTCCGTTCGTCGGCTCGTTCATCGCGTTGCTGCTTGCGGTCGGCGTCGGTGTGGCGGCCTGGGTGCTGCTCAACGGCGGCAATCCGCTAGGTTAG
- a CDS encoding PQQ-dependent sugar dehydrogenase, with translation MRLRRPMRAAFAVVVAALLVASGCARFDDAQSQPFTTEPELKPGPSSKPPPPPPLPPKPFPKECPAPGVMQGCLESTSGLIMLPDSQSALVGERTTGAVKEVSVRAEPKVKVVVPVDGSGDGGLMDIVLSPTYVQDRLMYAYVSTPTDNRVIRIADGDIPKPILTGIPKGPTGNTGSLIFTSPTTLLVQTGDAGDPAQASDPRSLAGKLLRIEQPTTVDQAPTTTALSGLGAGGGLCIDPADESLYVTDRTPTGDRLQKIAKDSTVSTVWTWPDRPGVAGCAALDGTVLVNLVNTKQSVAVRMAPDTGAVTGDPEVVRQDQHGHAWAMAVSPDGNVWGATINKTAGDAEKLDDVVFPLFPQGGGFPRKNEDAT, from the coding sequence ATGAGACTGCGCCGGCCGATGCGGGCTGCGTTCGCCGTGGTGGTTGCGGCGTTACTGGTGGCGTCGGGCTGCGCGCGATTCGACGACGCGCAATCGCAACCGTTCACGACCGAGCCGGAACTGAAGCCCGGGCCATCCTCGAAGCCGCCGCCACCTCCGCCGCTGCCGCCCAAGCCGTTCCCCAAGGAATGCCCGGCGCCCGGCGTCATGCAGGGGTGCCTGGAAAGCACCAGCGGCCTGATCATGCTGCCCGACAGCCAGTCCGCGCTGGTGGGTGAACGCACGACCGGCGCGGTCAAAGAGGTGTCGGTGCGCGCCGAACCCAAGGTCAAAGTCGTCGTACCCGTCGACGGGTCCGGTGACGGCGGGCTGATGGACATCGTCTTGTCACCGACGTACGTCCAGGACCGGCTGATGTACGCCTATGTCAGCACCCCGACCGACAATCGGGTCATCCGCATCGCCGACGGCGACATACCCAAGCCGATCCTGACCGGCATCCCCAAAGGCCCGACCGGTAACACCGGGTCGCTGATCTTCACCAGCCCGACCACCCTGCTGGTACAGACGGGCGACGCCGGTGACCCCGCTCAGGCCAGTGATCCTCGCTCACTGGCCGGCAAGTTGTTGCGGATCGAGCAGCCGACGACGGTCGACCAGGCGCCGACGACCACGGCGCTGTCCGGTTTGGGCGCCGGCGGCGGGCTGTGCATCGACCCAGCGGACGAGTCGCTGTACGTCACCGATCGCACACCGACTGGTGATCGCCTACAGAAGATCGCCAAGGACTCCACGGTATCGACCGTATGGACGTGGCCCGACCGCCCGGGCGTCGCCGGCTGTGCGGCACTGGACGGCACCGTGCTGGTGAACCTCGTCAACACCAAACAGTCCGTCGCCGTTCGCATGGCACCGGACACGGGCGCGGTGACCGGCGATCCCGAGGTGGTGCGTCAGGACCAGCACGGCCACGCGTGGGCGATGGCGGTCTCACCCGACGGCAACGTCTGGGGCGCGACCATCAACAAAACGGCCGGTGATGCCGAGAAGCTCGACGACGTCGTCTTCCCGCTCTTCCCGCAGGGCGGCGGCTTCCCGCGTAAGAACGAGGATGCTACGTAA
- a CDS encoding DMT family transporter, whose protein sequence is MAWVILVCAGLLEIVWATALKQSDGLSRLWPSVIGIGGAVLSFALLAVALRQLPAGTGYAVWVGIGAVGVAVAGMVMFCETVSLARVLFLSIIVVGIVGLRLVEA, encoded by the coding sequence ATGGCATGGGTGATCCTCGTCTGCGCGGGCCTGCTCGAAATCGTTTGGGCCACCGCGCTCAAGCAATCCGACGGCCTCAGTCGGCTGTGGCCGAGTGTCATCGGTATCGGCGGAGCCGTGCTCAGCTTCGCCCTGCTCGCAGTGGCGCTTCGGCAGTTGCCTGCGGGGACCGGCTACGCCGTGTGGGTCGGAATCGGCGCAGTCGGTGTTGCCGTGGCAGGCATGGTCATGTTCTGTGAGACCGTCAGTCTGGCACGGGTGCTGTTTCTGTCGATCATCGTCGTGGGCATCGTTGGCCTGCGCCTCGTCGAGGCCTGA